One Zingiber officinale cultivar Zhangliang chromosome 10B, Zo_v1.1, whole genome shotgun sequence genomic window, TGCACCAATGGTGGGGCACCATCGACCGACTCTACCTGTCCAAGGCCGGGAGCATAAAGAAGAGCAGCATCGCTGTCTTCAGCCAAGTGTCGGACGAGGAATGCTCGCTGGGCAAGTCGCTGAAAATGTCTCAGGTGTCGGAGCTGGCGGCCAAGGCCGGTCCGAAGAAGGGCGGCATCGCGGTGATTTTCACGGCCGACGACGTGGCCGTCGAGGGATTTTGCATGAGCCGGTGCGGCTCGCACTGGTCAAACCGGAAGTCCGACACGGCCTACATCTGGGTGGGGAACGCAGCGAAGCAGTGCCCGGGCCAGTGCGCCTGGCCCTTCCACCAGCCCTTTTATGGCCCACAGACGCCGCCCCTGGTAGCCCCCAACGGCGACGTCGGGGCCGACGGCATTGTGATCAACCTGGCAAGCATGGTGGCTGGCGCCGTCACGAACCCGTTCGGAGACGGCTTCTACCAGGGGCCGAAATCGGCGCCGCTGGAGGCGGTCACGGCGTGCCCCGGTGTGTACGCG contains:
- the LOC122030277 gene encoding protein PHOSPHATE-INDUCED 1-like, coding for MASLQVSKTTVALLVLVSLAQVSLEARRLTSLVQQPAELLTYHNGAVLHGDIPISVMWYGAFSPSQKAIISDFLLSLTPTSQTQPLAPSVHQWWGTIDRLYLSKAGSIKKSSIAVFSQVSDEECSLGKSLKMSQVSELAAKAGPKKGGIAVIFTADDVAVEGFCMSRCGSHWSNRKSDTAYIWVGNAAKQCPGQCAWPFHQPFYGPQTPPLVAPNGDVGADGIVINLASMVAGAVTNPFGDGFYQGPKSAPLEAVTACPGVYAKGSYPGYPGDLSVEPSTGASYNANGVDGRKFLLPALFDPSTSTCSTLV